In Fusarium oxysporum Fo47 chromosome IX, complete sequence, the following proteins share a genomic window:
- a CDS encoding fungal-specific transcription factor domain-containing protein, whose product MSQLPKLGWPRYARRPRQRPAATAFQASTSPENDVPSTNSNNTASPPTLKQLSESPQITDSVIRWCLDAYFKHKYPLTPILHRPYLEQTPRSTEQYGLITACCAVIALSPEILPPCPVEDNFTIPLADFLIAETLRAREYCNLIEHPSLMHIQTSFFLHAAFFSMDKDNSAWYYLQEAITMLQTLRLHEETTYNDDDASDPVFVKYARRMFWVLFITERAYALQRNRPIRLQDTLKLPDVDPMSSDAEILRGFLDLISLFRPFGQDFISQWNSPTSSTSTDFANLFRLQYLLKSSLPNLSNHSQVQQADLLISRQWLKIVVWKLCASKRVLTTANSEDVMSLHYPASIARDIVLVSQLVPTQAFEANGIGIVEKVFDVGCSLADLLSLVPLEYRGSTMNVGVIDTLMETVKIVGTRFGGSYRHLDILVGKASGCLLMNVDRSLPPPDHDNSDNIGEI is encoded by the exons ATGTCACAATTGCCAAAGCTTGGAT GGCCGCGATATGCACGGAGGCCCAGACAGCGACCTGCAGCAACGGCGTTCCAAGCTTCTACCAGCCCTGAAAATGACGTCCCCAGCACCAATTCAAACAACACGGCATCGCCACCAACCCTGAAACAGCTCTCAGAGTCGCCGCAAATAACAGATTCTGTCATTCGATGGTGTCTCGATGCATACTTCAAGCATAAATACCCGCTTACTCCAATTCTTCATCGCCCTTATCTCGAACAAACACCAAGATCAACTGAGCAATACGGCTTGATAACTGCATGTTGCGCTGTCATTGCACTCTCGCCAGAAATACTACCGCCTTGCCCTGTCGAGGACAATTTCACGATTCCATTAGCAGACTTCTTGATAGCAGAAACTCTTCGAGCAAGAGAGTATTGCAATCTGATCGAACACCCGTCATTAATGCATATACAAACGTCTTTCTTCCTTCACGCGGCATTTTTCTCAATGGATAAGGATAACTCGGCTTGGTATTACCTGCAGGAAGCTATAACGATGCTCCAGACGTTGCGCTTACACGAGGAGACCACAtacaatgatgatgatgcaagCGACCCAGTCTTTGTGAAGTACGCTCGGCGGATGTTTTGGGTTCTGTTCATCACTGAGAGGGCATACGCTCTACAAAGGAATCGCCCGATCAGATTGCAAGACACGTTGAAGCTTCCAGACGTTGATCCGATGTCCTCTGACGCAGAGATCTTGCGGGGCTTCCTCGACCTTATCTCCCTGTTCCGTCCGTTTGGTCAAGACTTCATCTCACAGTGGAACTCCCCAACGTCATCCACATCAACAGATTTCGCAAACCTGTTCCGATTGCAGTATCTTCTCAAAAGTTCGCTTCCGAACCTTTCAAACCACTCCCAAGTCCAACAAGCAGATCTTCTCATATCGCGTCAATGGCTGAAGATTGTTGTCTGGAAACTCTGCGCTTCAAAAAGGGTTCTCACAACGGCGAATAGCGAAGATGTCATGTCGTTGCACTACCCAGCCAGCATAGCACGCGACATCGTATTGGTGTCGCAGTTAGTGCCGACGCAGGCCTTTGAAGCTAATGGCATCGGAATCGTTGAGAAGGTGTTTGATGTTGGCTGCTCGTTGGCGGACCTGCTGTCGTTGGTACCGCTGGAATATCGAGGTTCAACTATGAATGTTGGGGTTATTGATACACTTATGGAGACAGTGAAAATTGTCGGGACGAGGTTTGGGGGAAGTTATCGGCATTTGGACATATTGGTTGGCAAAGCGAGCGGGTGTCTTCTTATGAATGTGGATCGAAGTCTTCCCCCACCAGACCATGACAATTCGGATAATATCGGGGAAATCTAA
- a CDS encoding Alpha/Beta hydrolase protein, whose amino-acid sequence MRSFLSIAFLTSSFFHVDATPTPRDGKGSSFDLKPFTINLSHRVPHMIDLAKRTNLPRNGDYLAPDAGIPLQTLVSLRNELIDNFDWEAEQRKLNKFHHFTADIENQTIHFIHQKSYNPKAIPLVLNHGWPGSFLEFIPLIEKLKDDFHVIIPSLPGFAFSSAPPPTWTIHDTARVFNTLMTKVLGYPKFAAYGTDWGSGVTYSLYANFNTSVRLAHLSFLPFTPLDRTQLAAEDIKLSSLEEFEAKLSEEWATTGNAYFMEQLTKPNTIGLALYDNPIGQLSWIGEKLIAWSDPRAGSPPSVLDHNEMLKTVALYHLTKTFASSVYIYYSNPAGFMTTYTKANTDAPMLFSAFKYNVGFWPPELAGRVGNLVSYKNHEFGGHFPGLDNPVALAEDLKDIKKYWG is encoded by the exons ATGAGGTCCTTCCTTAGCATTGCTTTCCTCACGTCGTCATTTTTCCATGTCGACGCAACCCCTACGCCTCGCGACGGCAAAGGCAGCAGCTTCGATCTGAAGCCGTTCACCATTAACCTTTCTCATAGAGTCCCTCATATGATTGACCTAGCCAAGAGAACGAATCTACCAAGAAATGGCGACTATCTCGCTCCAGATGCCGGTATTCCCTTGCAAACCTTGGTATCCTTGAGGAACGAGTTGATCGACAATTTCGACTGGGAAGCTGAGCAGCGAAAGCTGAATAA GTTCCACCATTTCACTGCTGACATCGAGAACCAAACCATCCACTTCATCCACCAAAAGTCCTATAACCCCAAAGCTATCCCCTTGGTTCTTAACCACGGATGGCCCGGCTCGTTTCTAGAATTCATCCCATTgatcgagaagctcaaggatgaCTTTCATGTCATCATACCATCTCTTCCAGGCTTTGCATTCTCATCGGCACCGCCGCCGACCTGGACTATTCACGATACGGCTAGGGTCTTTAATACCCTTATGACCAAAGTCTTGGGATACCCTAAGTTCGCGGCTTACGGAACGGACTGGGGATCCGGTGTTACATACAGTCTTTATGCAAATTTCAACACTTCTGTGCGGCTGGCTCATTTGTCATTTCTTCCGTTTACCCCCTTGGACAGAACCCAGCTCGCCGCCGAGGATATCAAATTGTCATCTCTTGAGGAATTCGAAGCTAAACTCTCTGAAGAGTGGGCTACAACTGGCAATGCTTATTTCATGGAGCAATTAACAAAG CCAAACACTATTGGCCTCGCCCTCTACGATAATCCAATTGGGCAATTATCCTGGATTGGAGAGAAACTTATTGCCT GGTCTGATCCACGAGCCGGAAGCCCTCCATCTGTTCTGGACCATAACGAAATGCTGAAGACGGTTGCATTGTACCACCTCACCAAGACCTTTGCGTCATCCGTATACATATACTACTCGAACCCTGCAGGCTTTATGACGACTTACACAAAGGCCAATACTGATGCGCCAATGCTCTTCAGCGCTTTCAAGTATAATGTCGGGTTTTGGCCCCCGGAACTAGCTGGCCGAGTTGGAAATCTTGTTTCGTACAAAA ATCACGAGTTTGGTGGACACTTCCCGGGCCTTGATAATCCCGTTGCGTTGGCTGAGGACTTgaaggatatcaagaagtattggggatga
- a CDS encoding major facilitator superfamily domain-containing protein — MPTHQDNNDAASIDEKQDGKMFETSLDHIPSHANGTVATIDGIDPATLHNDEVITQAIQAIGFGKFQWQLTFSCGFGFLVDQMVLVSISLVTPQAAMEFGPRYATLLSASSYAGLLVGALFLGTLADNFGRRLVWQASIFGCSILTTIAACSPSWAALNVFVALIGLFAGGNLAIDLTLLAEAIPQEWSFILSSLAGIWGLGNAVTGLIAWPLLVNFGCPSGSNPETCSRGENMGWRYLYITLGGLCLVMSLIRAFVLRSLESPRWLVSCGKMNEAAEVINHISRMNKSNYHVTGDNFLQPEQEKADGEVRSWRANIDRASRLFSGAKQIRLMIGLIMIWALIGIAYPLYTIFLPYYLAAHGANFGETSNYITYRDWTVSSVVGIFGPLLSTILVSSRYFKSKRSMLLTGVICSSGSESRSWYGVAYGGWEDGVA; from the exons ATGCCGACTCATCAGGACAACAATGATGCAGCATccattgatgagaagcaggaCGGCAAGATGTTCGAGACATCTCTCGACCACATTCCAAGTCATGCCAACGGAACAGTCGCAACTATCGACGGCATAGATCCTGCAACTCTGCATAACGATGAAGTAATCACCCAGGCGATACAGGCCATTGGTTTTGGCAAGTTCCAATGGCAACTGACTTTCTCATGTGGTTTCGGCTTCCTAGTAGATCAG ATGGTCCTTGTCTCGATCAGCCTTGTTACACCTCAAGCCGCCATGGAATTCGGTCCTCGATATGCGACTCTCCTATCTGCATCTTCGTATGCTGGCTTACTCGTCGGCGCTTTGTTTCTTGGTACACTGGCCGATAATTTCGGCCGCAGATTAGTTTGGCAGGCATCTATTTTCGGATGCTCTATCTTGACTACCATTGCAGCTTGTTCGCCTAGTTGGGCTGCTTTGAATGTCTTTGTGGCTTTGATTGGCCTGTTTGCTGGCGGAAACC TGGCTATCGACTTGACACTCCTGGCGGAAGCAATCCCTCAAGAATGGTCGTTCATCCTATCAAGTCTCGCAGGAATCTGGGGCCTTGGGAATGCTGTCACGGGCCTTATTG CCTGGCCGCTCCTTGTTAACTTCGGATGCCCCAGCGGCTCGAACCCCGAGACTTGTAGCCGCGGCGAGAACATGGGCTGGCGATATCTCTACATCACTCTTGGTGGGCTCTGTCTCGTCATGTCGCTCATCCGTGCTTTCGTCTTACGATCCCTTGAATCTCCACGATGGCTCGTCTCTTGTGGAAAGATGAACGAGGCCGCCGAGGTAATCAACCATATCAGCAGGATGAATAAGTCGAACTATCACGTCACTGGTGATAACTTCCTGCAGCCTGAACAAGAGAAAGCCGATGGTGAGGTACGGTCTTGGCGTGCGAATATTGATCGAGCGTCAAGACTCTTCTCTGGTGCTAAGCAGATACGCCTGATGATTGGTCTCATCATGATATGGGCTCTCATTGGCATTGC ATACCCACTCTACACCATCTTCCTCCCTTACTACCTCGCAGCTCACGGAGCCAACTTTGGCGAAACCAGCAACTACATCACCTACCGCGACTGGACCGTTTCCTCAGTTGTCGGCATCTTCGGCCCCCTCCTCAGCACCATCCTCGTATCATCACGCTACTTCAAGTCCAAGCGCTCAATGCTCCTCACTGGGGTTATCT GTTCTTCAGGTTCAGAATCGCGGTCTTGGTATGGGGTTGCTTATGGCGGTTGGGAGGATGGCGTCGCTTAG
- a CDS encoding general substrate transporter: MTTKVEAIATVSDHVEKAPDSVAIQKAIDAQDLTPKQQYQRLWSNLKKDKRFVLWSIYIMSLVFGWGYDSGLSGVAIAFPEFRKVYGEYYSVGDQYVIPALWQSLWNAASTIGQIFGAFLAGQFADWVGRKAVLWTAVALSISSSFALVFAPSLPILFVSKLLLGLSVGLSTVTPPLYVTENAPAALRSSLSSLTNVIIVLGFFLSSITGWGSSKIKGEWSFRLAFVMTFLVPTLFAIGLPFLPESPVWYVKKGRDDDARKAIFKLYGTSIDVEERLEFIKSELEVTAGEANMAKQTSWKAIFSKEHRSRTLIAVMGLQSQNFSGGYFANTYQTYYFELIGQSDPFGLTAISSTLQFLSNCVAVCVSDVLPRRKSLIGGGTLLCCWSIIIAGTSLAGTANTAANTALLAFMITWSMLYTGTVGCFGWAVAQETAAQATRPKTIAFSLVCQQLTALMLSSVFPYFINPDQLNWGGKVMFLFVGAEVFILATLFWFQPETKNRTYHDIDCLYAEGVPPRKFSEFVVNDGAVVRKPTLEKE, from the exons ATGACCACCAAAgtcgaagccatcgcgaCAGTGTCCGACCATGTCGAAAAGGCACCAGACTCTGTCGCCATCCAAAAGGCCATTGACGCGCAAGACCTCACACCCAAGCAACAATACCAGCGTCTCTGGTCAAACCTCAAGAAAGACAAGCGCTTCGTCCTATGGTCCATCTACATCATGTCCCTCGTCTTTGGCTGGGGTTATGATTCTGGTCTCTCAGGAGTGGCTATTGCATTTCCCGAGTTTCGCAAGGTTTATGGAGAGTACTACAGTGTTGGTGATCAATATGTCATCCCGGCACTATGGCAGTCACTTTGGAACGCTGCTAGTACTATTGGTCAGATCTTTGGTGCTTTTTTGGCGGGCCAGTTTGCGGATTGGGTTGGGCGCAAGGCCGTTCTTTGGACTGCTGTTGCTCTATCTATTTCGTCTTCTTTCGCGCTGGTCTTTGCTCCTAGCCTGCCTATCCTCTTCGTCTccaagctcctccttggtctttCCGTCGGTCTCTCAACTGTCACGCCTCCTCTGTACGTCACAGAGAATGCGCCCGCCGCTCTTCGAAGCTCTCTCAGCTCCCTCACCAACGTCATCATTGTACTGggtttcttcctctcttccaTCACTGGCTGGGGCTCGTCCAAGATCAAGGGAGAATGGAGCTTCCGACTTGCTTTTGTCATGACTTTCCTTGTCCCTACTCTTTTCGCCATCGGCCTTCCTTTCCTTCCCGAGTCGCCTGTTTGGTACGTCAAGAAGGGCCGCGACGACGATGCTCGAAAGGCTATCTTCAAGCTTTATGGTACATCtattgatgttgaggagagACTTGAGTTCATCAAGTCTGAACTCGAGGTTACTGCTGGTGAGGCCAACATGGCAAAACAGACTAGCTGGAAGGCCATCTTCTCTAAGGAGCACCGAAGCAGAACTCTCATTGCTGTCATGGGACTTCAGTCTCAGAACTTCTCCGGTGGATACTTTGCCA ACACTTACCAGACCTACTACTTCGAGCTCATCGGCCAATCTGACCCCTTCGGCCTCACAGCCATCTCTTCGACACTCCAGTTCCTCTCCAACTGCGTCGCCGTATGCGTCTCCGATGTCCTCCCCCGTCGAAAGTCCCTCATCGGAGGCGGTACActtctctgctgctggtccatcatcatcgccggAACCTCCCTCGCAGGCACTGCCAACACAGCCGCCAACACCGCTCTCCTTGCTTTCATGATTACCTGGTCGATGCTTTATACTGGCACAGTTGGTTGCTTTGGATGGGCTGTCGCTCAAGAAACCGCTGCTCAGGCTACACGTCCCAAGACTATTGCTTTCAGTCTTGTTTGCCAGCAGCTCACTGCTCTTATGCTGTCTTCAGTATTTCCCTACTTCATCAACCCCGATCAATTGAACTGGGGCGGAAAGGTCATGTTCTTGTTTGTTGGCGCTGAGGTCTTTATCCTGGCTACACTGTTCTGGTTTCAGCCTGAGACGAAGAACAGGACTTATCATGACATTGATTGCCTGTATGCCGAGGGTGTTCCTCCCAGAAAGTTCTCCGAGTTTGTTGTCAACGACGGTGCTGTTGTTCGAAAGCCCACTCTGGAGAAGGAGTGA
- a CDS encoding glycoside hydrolase superfamily yields the protein MSTSTPPDRQWWKEAVVYQIYPASFLDSNDDGLGDLPGIISKLDYIRSVGASAIWLSPIFKSPQHDMGYDVSDYRDIHRPYGTIGDVETLISGCHERGIKVLLDLVVNHTSHEHEWFRESRSSKTSPKRDWYFWRDPKFDADGNRKPPNNWASIFGGSAWTYDETTEQYYLSLFLPEQPDLNWANNDMREATYDDMKFWLDKGADGFRIDSMNLMSKHPDLPDAPITRPDTDFQPGDKYFASGPRMHEYIREMREKVIDKYDCMTVGELGFTKDEDSVASYVAKDRHELNMLFTGDIVDMDFGPNHKYERDDFRLSKLKAITSRWQGAMPKFDGWNSVYMDNHDSGRSLSRYGSDKPEFRKEAAKMLAIYLGTLSGTLFLLQGQEIGMANVPESWKIEDYIDVEGLNYYNSVLKKRGPGADMSDIMREMRLKARDNGRLPMQWNADTNGGFTTSDKPWMRINDDYDEWNVAQQEKDDDSVLAFYRQVLELRQKEKDVFVYGRFDILDEYKDSEDVFAYTMTSYDGRKALVLLSFSEEEQKVKVKGDWGRRLLGDNVDTFENGITLKGYEGAVYAGC from the coding sequence atgtcaacttcaaccccTCCCGATCGCCAATGGTGGAAAGAAGCAGTTGTCTACCAGATCTATCCAGCCAGCTTTCTTGACTCCAATGACGACGGGCTGGGTGACTTGCCTGGCAtcatctcaaagcttgactACATTCGCTCTGTAGGCGCTTCAGCTATTTGGTTGTCGCCTATCTTCAAGAGTCCTCAGCATGATATGGGATATGATGTCTCAGACTATCGCGACATTCATCGTCCGTATGGTACCattggagatgttgagacGCTAATCTCAGGGTGCCATGAGCGAGGTATCAAGGTGCTACTTGACCTCGTGGTGAATCATACTAGCCATGAGCATGAATGGTTTAGAGAGTCACGCTCCTCAAAAACATCGCCGAAGAGAGACTGGTATTTCTGGCGCGATCCGAAATTCGACGCTGACGGTAATCGCAAACCGCCTAATAACTGGGCTTCCATCTTTGGTGGTAGCGCCTGGACATACGATGAGACGACAGAGCAATACTATCTCTCACTCTTCCTGCCCGAGCAGCCTGATCTCAACTGGGCCAACAATGACATGCGCGAGGCAACATACGACGATATGAAGTTCTGGCTCGACAAGGGCGCTGATGGCTTCCGCATTGACTCAATGAACCTTATGTCCAAGCACCCCGATCTTCCCGACGCACCTATCACTCGACCAGACACCGATTTCCAACCGGGCGATAAGTACTTTGCTAGCGGGCCACGTATGCACGAGTATATAAGAGAGATGAGGGAGAAAGTCATCGACAAGTATGATTGTATGACCGTCGGAGAACTAGGCTTCACAAAGGATGAGGATAGTGTGGCTAGTTATGTTGCCAAAGACAGGCATGAGCTGAATATGTTGTTCACGGGAGATATTGTTGATATGGACTTTGGTCCAAATCATAAATACGAACGTGATGACTTCAGActgtccaagctcaaggccattACGAGTCGTTGGCAAGGGGCTATGCCGAAGTTTGATGGTTGGAACTCAGTTTACATGGACAACCACGACTCTGGACGTTCTCTATCACGCTATGGATCTGATAAGCCCGAGTTCCGAAAGGAGGCTGCTAAGATGCTGGCGATTTACCTCGGAACACTCAGTGGAACGTTGTTCCTtctccaaggtcaagaaaTCGGCATGGCTAATGTGCCTGAGTCATGGAAGATCGAGGACTACATTGATGTCGAGGGGCTGAACTATTACAACAGCGTGCTCAAGAAGAGAGGTCCTGGAGCTGATATGTCAGACATCATGAGGGAAATGAGACTCAAGGCCAGAGACAACGGTCGATTGCCAATGCAATGGAACGCCGACACCAACGGAGGCTTCACCACCAGCGACAAGCCCTGGATGCGCATCAACGACGACTATGATGAATGGAACGTTGCCCAGCAAGAAAAGGATGATGATAGCGTGTTAGCTTTCTACAGACAGGTTCTTGAGCTGCgacagaaggagaaggatgtTTTTGTGTATGGACGGTTTGACATCTTGGATGAGTACAAAGATAGCGAGGATGTTTTTGCGTATACCATGACGAGTTATGATGGGAGGAAAGCACTTGTTTTGTTGAGCTTttcggaggaggagcagaaggTTAAGGTCAAGGGGGATTGGGGGAGGAGGTTGCTTGGAGATAATGTGGATACTTTTGAGAATGGGATTACGTTGAAAGGGTATGAGGGAGCGGTGTATGCTGGATGCTGA